TTGAGGCTATCACGTAGGAACAGCCTATCCTGTCGTCCATCAGGGCGCTGCAAGAAGGCTATGGATTGAAAAAAGGCGATCTGCTCCGCGTGCAGCGTCTTCAGCTGCTCTTGATCCACCGCCGCGGCCAGGCTGTATCCCTGTCTCAAGTTTCCACATCTGCCTATCAACTCGGCAAAAAGATCCGACTGCCTTGAATCGGTCGTCCAGGACTTGCCCAACATCAAACAGGCAATGCTGCCTGTGGTCAGAACAAACTCACGACGGGACAATGGTACACCCTCAATCATGGCGGCTCTCCGAATACTTTGGTTCTTTGGTCAAGAATAACTATACTGTACCTTGAATGAAGTGGGAATCCCAAATTTCCTGCCGGAAATCATCGAGAATGTATTTACCAATCAATTTGATCTAAGCCAATAAAATAACGCATTATTTTCCAACTATGAAACATTTCATCCGCACTTATATCCCGACCTTGGTCAGCGCTGTTCTGCTCGCTTGGTCTTTCCCAAGCTACCATTTCTATTTTTTGGCGTGGATCGCGCTGGTACCGCTTTTATTACGAACCGCCCCATTAAAGCCCGCTCAGGCTGCGCTGCATTTTTATATCTGCGGGCATCTGTTCCATACCTTGACTTTGCAATGGCTCATTGCAAATATTTTTTGGGCAGGCGGTTGGGCGATCATCGGGCAGCAAGGGCTCTGTATCATTCTCTCCTTGTTCTGGGCACTGACTGGCTTTCTTTGGAGTCTTGCCCATAGCCGTTCGCAGCGATTGGGCGGCGCTTTATGTTTCGCCGGTTTATGGGCCGGTATGGAACTGCTCCAATCCATGGCGTTCACAGGATTCGGTTGGTGTGCCTTAGGCTATACGCAAGGTGCCAACTTATTCATCGCTCAGTGGGCCGCACTCGGCGGCGTAATGCTCCTCTCTTTTCTTATCGTTTGGGTCAATGCTTGTTTGGCGCTCAGCATAGGCAGCGCTGAATTACGCATCAGGCGCTTGGTCACCGTCGCTGTGTTGGCACTGTGTATCCCCGCCGTCGGATACTTTCTATTAGGCGAAGCCGATGACTCGAGCATGCCCTTACGTGCCTGTGTGGTGCAACCGAACTTTTCCCAAGAAATGAAGTGGGATCCCGCCTACGATTACGAAATGCTGCAGCGTACCGCGCAAATGACGCGTATTTTTACGGCGAATTATCCCGTTGATCTCATCGTGTGGCCGGAAGCGCTGGTCATACGCAACTTTGAAAGTCCTCTTTTTTTGGACACCCTCGCCCTGACCGCAAAAGACTGTCAAGCCGCTATTTTGTCCGGCGTGGTGCGGGAAGATTATAGCTCCGGTAAAAATTACAACACGGCTGCACTCATCAAGCCTGATGGGAAAATCGGAGGTTATTACGACAAAGTGCGGCTGGCAGCCTTTGGAGAATATATCCCCTTTGAGAAATATCTGCCCTTTTTGAAAGACATCGCCTTTGGCGGTGTAGATGCCGGTGAAAAGCAATTGCTTCTGCCCGTTGATAAACGGCAGCTCGGTCCCTTGATTTGCTTTGAAGTGCTTTTCGCGCCCATGGCCGAAGAGCTGCGCAGAATGGGAGCCGATACGCTCGTGGTCATGACGAATCTCGCGTGGTTCGGCAGATCCAATGCCATCGCCCAAGAATTGGAAATCGCGCGTATGCGCGCCATCGAAACACGGCTGCCCTTGATCCACAGCACGAATACGGGCATTTCCGGCGTCTTTGATCCGTACGGCCGCTTCTCCGTAGTGCGCCACACCATTTCCAGCAGCAATGTAGTGCAAGATTGGGGCGCCGCCACCAAACCGCATCATGTTATGATGCGCCGTTATATCGGCAATTTCGCGGTGCCTGCGCCTGCGCTGCAGCCCATCCCCCGCGGTGCGGCTATTGTCCCTTGGCTCCTCCCTCTCGTGGGACTCCTCCTCTTCTTTTTCACGTTTTTTGAAAGATCCTTAAGTCAGGCATTGTCAGGCGCCTATGCCTTGCCCGAGGAAGTGCCGCCCAAGAAAGCCACGGCAAAAGCAAAGGCAAAAGCAGCGCCTAAAAAAAGTGCCGCTTCTAAGAAAAGCGCCAGTGCAAAATCAGGAGCGAAAAGTCCGGCAAAACCTCGGCAGCGCAAAACAAAAGCAGCAGATACAGATCCTGATTCGGAATAATCTAAGGAGCAGCCTTCATGAAGTCTGCTTTTTATTGAGCGCTCCTGTTTTATCTTTTGACAGCAATACACTGCCCCTGTCCTCGTGTCACGGCCCGTTCCGAGATATTTCTATATAAAAAGAAAACCCCCGCCCTATATTCGGGCAGGGGTCTTTAAAAGATAAGGGCGGATTAAAAAGCGACGGTAGTTCCGGGAATGGCGGGTTCACGTTTGGGCATGTCTCCCCATTCGAGGCTTTCCGGCATGAGACTCAATTCAGAATTAAAGGCCTCGTCCCATGTCACGGTCTTCCCGGAATAGGCTGCCATGCGACCCATGATAGAGATCATATGGCTGCTGCACATGTATTCGCCGTTGTTAAAGGGATTATCCGTACGTATAGCTTCAAAGAAGGCGGTCAATTCATTCTGATACATATCATCCGGTCCCTTGCGCTCATGTTGCCAGGATTCGCCGGCATAGGTATTGATGACGTGCTCTTGCAGCGAGCTGCGCCCCAATGTTCCCACGACGATATCGGAAACGTTGGTGGAACAATCCACCCATTGCCTGCAGGAGCTGAAGCATTTCGCACCGTTTTCCCATTCAAATACAGTATTAAAATGATCGTAGACATTTCCGTATTCTTCGCCGGTACGCTGCACACGGCCGCCGCTTGAGGTTGCCTTGACAGGCGGCACATCCTGCATGACCCACATGGTTTTGTCCAGGCTGTGGATATGCTGTTCGGAAATGTGGTCGCCCGACAGCCAATCGTAATATAGCCAGTTGCGCAGCTGATATTCGAGATCCGACCACTCAGGCTGGCGCTCTTTTAACCAGAGTCCGCCCGTGTTATACACGCTTTCGATGGTTAAAATATCGCCAATCATCCCGTCGTGAATGCGTTGGAGGGTGTCTTGTTTGGCGAACTCGTAGCGGTAACATAAACCGGAGACGATAGTAAGGTTTTTCTCCGCTGCTTTCCGACAGGATTCCAGAACGCTGCGGATACCGGGCGCATCAACAGCAACGGGCTTTTCTGCGAAGACATGTTTTCCTGCAGCAACAGCCGCTTCAATGTGGGCAGGCCTGAATGCGGGCGGCGCAGCCATTACGATAACGTCACAGCATTCGATGACTTTTAGATAGCCGTCAAGTCCGGAGAAACACCGTTCAGGCGTGACGACTACATTATCTTTTGCACGGTATTTTTTGAATTTGGCTAGGCAGGCTTCCATCTGATCGGCGAAGGGGTCTGCCAGAGCGTAGAGTTTCACGGCCCGATCTGCGAGCAAGGCGTTTTGCGCAGCGCCGCTTCCCCGCGAACCGCAGCCAATGAGGCCCAGACGCAGTTCGGGGCCCTTTGTAGCGGCGAAAGCCCGTGAATGGGCGGCGGTCAGCGCCACTCCTGCCAATGCCATGCCGGTACCTTTCATGAATTCCCTTCTTGTTTTATGGGAAGGGCTGACAACTTTCTTTCCTGTACGCTCGTCCA
The DNA window shown above is from Candidatus Hydrogenedentota bacterium and carries:
- the lnt gene encoding apolipoprotein N-acyltransferase; the protein is MKHFIRTYIPTLVSAVLLAWSFPSYHFYFLAWIALVPLLLRTAPLKPAQAALHFYICGHLFHTLTLQWLIANIFWAGGWAIIGQQGLCIILSLFWALTGFLWSLAHSRSQRLGGALCFAGLWAGMELLQSMAFTGFGWCALGYTQGANLFIAQWAALGGVMLLSFLIVWVNACLALSIGSAELRIRRLVTVAVLALCIPAVGYFLLGEADDSSMPLRACVVQPNFSQEMKWDPAYDYEMLQRTAQMTRIFTANYPVDLIVWPEALVIRNFESPLFLDTLALTAKDCQAAILSGVVREDYSSGKNYNTAALIKPDGKIGGYYDKVRLAAFGEYIPFEKYLPFLKDIAFGGVDAGEKQLLLPVDKRQLGPLICFEVLFAPMAEELRRMGADTLVVMTNLAWFGRSNAIAQELEIARMRAIETRLPLIHSTNTGISGVFDPYGRFSVVRHTISSSNVVQDWGAATKPHHVMMRRYIGNFAVPAPALQPIPRGAAIVPWLLPLVGLLLFFFTFFERSLSQALSGAYALPEEVPPKKATAKAKAKAAPKKSAASKKSASAKSGAKSPAKPRQRKTKAADTDPDSE
- a CDS encoding Gfo/Idh/MocA family oxidoreductase, translating into MDERTGKKVVSPSHKTRREFMKGTGMALAGVALTAAHSRAFAATKGPELRLGLIGCGSRGSGAAQNALLADRAVKLYALADPFADQMEACLAKFKKYRAKDNVVVTPERCFSGLDGYLKVIECCDVIVMAAPPAFRPAHIEAAVAAGKHVFAEKPVAVDAPGIRSVLESCRKAAEKNLTIVSGLCYRYEFAKQDTLQRIHDGMIGDILTIESVYNTGGLWLKERQPEWSDLEYQLRNWLYYDWLSGDHISEQHIHSLDKTMWVMQDVPPVKATSSGGRVQRTGEEYGNVYDHFNTVFEWENGAKCFSSCRQWVDCSTNVSDIVVGTLGRSSLQEHVINTYAGESWQHERKGPDDMYQNELTAFFEAIRTDNPFNNGEYMCSSHMISIMGRMAAYSGKTVTWDEAFNSELSLMPESLEWGDMPKREPAIPGTTVAF